The genomic stretch GGTCCTTGTATATACCACTGTGGCCAACGCGGCGCGCGCCGGAGCCAGGTACGCGATCGTCCACGGCGGAGAGCGAACCGGCAGCGGAGTGAACGGACCAAGCGGACCGGGCAGCACCACGCAGGTGGAAACCGTAGTCAAAAACTTCGCCAGCGCCGGCCTGCTCGATACCAGCAGGCTCACGATCACCGTTTCCTATCCAGACAGCACCAACACCGCGGGATCCTCTGTCACTGTCAAGGTTACATATCCGTACGATCCCCTCGTCTCGTTCTTCAATACGATGTTGAGCACAACAATGGGGAGCATCAGCAAAGGAATTATCACGTTTTGAGGAGCTTCATCCTATGCGCAACCAGGCAGTAGGTCATGGAGAAGAAGGTCAGGCCGTCATTCTTGTCGTCCTTGCGATGAGCATCTTTCTGCTTGCCGCCGTAGGACTCGGAGTCGATGGCGCTCACATCTACGCGCAGCGCCAGATGGCGCAGACTGCCGCAGACGCTGCTGCACAAGCCGGGATTATGAGTATCTTCGATTCCACCAACAACAGCGGAGCCGCCGCCTTCCCCACATCGACCTTCACCTGCGGAACGACGGATGCAAAGACTCCGTGCGCCTATGCGAACTTGAACGGATTTGGCAGCTCGACCAGCGACACCGTGACCATCGACTTCCCTCCTGACACCGCCGCGCCGGGCGTGGCATTCTCGGCCGGCTATCCAGTCAACCTTATTCGTGCTACGGTGCAGCGAAATGTGGATACAACACTTATGCGCCTGCTCGGTGCAACCGCAACCACGGTGAAAGCCACAGCCATGGCGGGAATCGTCGATGTCTATTCCCCGGTCCCGATCATCATCAATCACCCCTCGCTGCCAAGCGCTCTTTCGTTGCAGGGCAATCCTACGGTCCAGATTTGCGGTGGTCCGCCCAAGAGCATTCAGGTAAACTCCTGCTCCGGTGGTGCTTGCGGCGGCGGCGGGGCAGCCCACTTCGGGGGCAGCGCGAAGGTAGATCTCTCCAAGGCTGGCCCAAAGGATGATGGGAAATGTAGTTCCGGGACTGGTGCGGATTTCGGAGTTTATGGATACCCTGCTCCACCGGCGCCAAGTGCCATAAGCCTGGGCACGACAGGACATTATGTGCAGCCATCCTCGCCAATGAAGGATCCGCTGGCCAAAGTTGATGCGCCGCCGATCCCCGGCGTAACAGGCACGCAGAACCAGACGCTTAACGCTGGCCAAGGAATTTGCCCGGCAACGGCTGGCCCGCATGGCTGCACGGTTCTAACTCCGGGAAAGTTTCCAACCGGGATCTCACTTAAAGATACGACGGCCCTGATGAAACCGGGAATCTACTACATCCAGAATGGTGGTTTCACCTGCACAGCCAACTGCAACCTGACCACGGTTACGGGATTCGTTGACGGCCCAACCGGCACCAACACTGGATGGGATGGGACGGCCTTGAACGGAGGAGTCTTGATTTACAACACGGGGGTTGGCCAGATCAACATCGGGGCCAATGGCTCAACCTACCTGATAGGTTCGCCAGACTCCTCTATTTATAAGGGCATCTTGTTTTTTCAGGATCATACTTCCGGTGCAAACACCGGTTCGAAAGCGCACTCTCTTGGGGGAGGCGGCGCAATGACTCTGATCGGCACCCTCTACCTGACGAACACAAGAGATACTATGCTCACCGCCCCGACCCACTACCAGGAGGTTGATGTCTGGGGTAACTCGGGAAGCGGAACGCTCATCCAGGGCGAGATCATTGTGGATGTCCTTCAACTAGGTGGCGGTGGCACCATTCAGATGAATCTGGATCCGTTCCCCAGTGCGATCGTCAGCGAGGTCGCGTTGGTCAACTGATCGGAAATGTCACGAACCGGGCTTCGGGCCCCGAGCAAAGCGATTCTTCCGGAGCAGACTCTATTCCGTTTGCTCCGGGATAATCAACAGCACCTCGACCGCGGCAGCTTGACCATTCTGCATGGCGGGCTTGAATTGCCACTGCCGCAGCGAGTCAATTACGAACTTTGCCTGCGCAAACTCTGCCGGAAATAGAACCGACAATTGCTCGAAGCGCCCTGCCAGACTCACAATGCCGTGAACCATGATGGCCTCCGCATTGAAGTCATTCTCTGTGAGATTGGGTCGCACGATGTCATATGGCCACGGCGCATCCGGGCGCACGACGTTGCCTGCGGCGGCTGCTTCCGCTGCGCGCGGCACTGCATACTGCAGAATCCAACTCTTGTTCAGACCTACGTGGAGATATACGGTGTACGCAAGTCTGCCGCCCCACAACCCGACGGTCTCCGGATACCTCTCCGCCAGTGAAGAACCCACCACAACAACTCCAAATTTGCCGTCTTTCGATACAGTGATGCGGGAGACCGAGGGCCCGCTTCCCAAACCTCCGCCTGCGCTCGATCCTGCATTCCCACCAGCGTTAGATCCCGTGCCCGATCCAGCATCGGATCCCAGCCCCTGATTCCGTCCCTGACCTGATCCCTGACCCTTACCAGAATTCGCGCCTGTGTTCCCGCCAGATCCTCCGTCAGCGGCCAGGCTTTCTCCTTTATCGCCGGAGCCCTGCCCTGCACCAGTTCCATTTTGTTTGCTCGCCTGA from Acidisarcina sp. encodes the following:
- a CDS encoding TadE/TadG family type IV pilus assembly protein, which gives rise to MRTRAGRLKMDQGSSLIEFSLVALMFVVVLLSIVEMGRMVLVYTTVANAARAGARYAIVHGGERTGSGVNGPSGPGSTTQVETVVKNFASAGLLDTSRLTITVSYPDSTNTAGSSVTVKVTYPYDPLVSFFNTMLSTTMGSISKGIITF
- a CDS encoding pilus assembly protein TadG-related protein; its protein translation is MRNQAVGHGEEGQAVILVVLAMSIFLLAAVGLGVDGAHIYAQRQMAQTAADAAAQAGIMSIFDSTNNSGAAAFPTSTFTCGTTDAKTPCAYANLNGFGSSTSDTVTIDFPPDTAAPGVAFSAGYPVNLIRATVQRNVDTTLMRLLGATATTVKATAMAGIVDVYSPVPIIINHPSLPSALSLQGNPTVQICGGPPKSIQVNSCSGGACGGGGAAHFGGSAKVDLSKAGPKDDGKCSSGTGADFGVYGYPAPPAPSAISLGTTGHYVQPSSPMKDPLAKVDAPPIPGVTGTQNQTLNAGQGICPATAGPHGCTVLTPGKFPTGISLKDTTALMKPGIYYIQNGGFTCTANCNLTTVTGFVDGPTGTNTGWDGTALNGGVLIYNTGVGQINIGANGSTYLIGSPDSSIYKGILFFQDHTSGANTGSKAHSLGGGGAMTLIGTLYLTNTRDTMLTAPTHYQEVDVWGNSGSGTLIQGEIIVDVLQLGGGGTIQMNLDPFPSAIVSEVALVN